The following proteins are encoded in a genomic region of Bacillus sp. Marseille-Q1617:
- the nadB gene encoding L-aspartate oxidase, producing MMSTDVIIVGSGIAALQLARQLQEHLNVIIITKNKVKDSNSYLAQGGIAAPIGILDKIELHTRDTMTAGCNHQSIEVVKNVIRDGKRIIEYLINDGAPFDRKADGDLALGMEGAHSIARILHSGGDQTGKYIVDYLLDSLTGKVRFVQEEMVCELLRNERGHCCGVKTMKSDGSIHHYFAPHVVLSTGGAGSIYSLSSNAPSVTGDGMALAFLAGAALSDMEFIQFHPTLLSLGTTSGGLVSEAVRGEGALLINDRGERIMEGVHPQLELAPRHIVAEKINSERNEGKTVYLDITPVKEFKTKFPSITKMCETHHVSLSDGKIPVTPGCHFTMGGVVTDEEGKTTVNGLYAIGEVACTGLHGANRLASNSLLEGLVFGERLAHHLITAKKNAASFTAAYHVSKSRGTAPEITFDPAELKERMMTDVGIIRNEQSLTNHLNWLKAQYLPYNADLDRLSQDEIQTYLMWVVSMMITQSALLRTESRGGHIRSDYPAENNTDWFKRRILLINENHQLKVVHDEQHKIEIYA from the coding sequence ATGATGAGCACCGATGTAATCATTGTGGGAAGCGGTATCGCGGCATTACAGCTTGCCCGTCAGCTTCAGGAGCATTTGAATGTGATAATTATCACAAAGAATAAAGTGAAAGACAGCAATTCGTATCTTGCCCAGGGCGGGATTGCGGCACCGATCGGTATACTTGATAAAATTGAGCTTCATACAAGAGATACGATGACAGCAGGCTGCAACCATCAGTCCATAGAGGTAGTGAAGAACGTCATAAGGGATGGCAAAAGAATAATAGAATACTTGATTAATGACGGGGCTCCTTTTGACAGGAAAGCCGATGGGGACCTTGCACTCGGGATGGAGGGAGCTCACAGTATCGCGCGCATCCTCCACAGCGGCGGTGATCAGACAGGGAAATACATCGTTGACTATTTATTGGATTCCCTTACCGGTAAAGTCAGATTCGTTCAGGAGGAAATGGTCTGCGAACTCTTGAGAAATGAACGGGGTCATTGCTGCGGGGTGAAAACAATGAAAAGTGACGGCTCCATCCATCACTATTTTGCCCCTCATGTGGTGCTTTCCACCGGAGGCGCGGGATCAATCTATTCACTGAGCAGCAATGCACCGTCGGTTACGGGCGACGGCATGGCACTGGCTTTCCTGGCGGGGGCTGCGCTGTCCGATATGGAATTCATTCAATTTCACCCGACTCTTCTGTCTTTAGGCACAACTTCAGGCGGACTCGTTTCAGAAGCAGTCCGGGGAGAGGGGGCCCTCCTTATCAATGATAGGGGAGAAAGAATCATGGAAGGGGTGCATCCACAGCTGGAGCTCGCCCCGCGACATATCGTGGCAGAGAAGATAAACAGTGAGCGGAATGAAGGGAAGACGGTCTACCTTGATATCACTCCTGTAAAAGAGTTTAAAACGAAATTTCCTTCCATCACCAAAATGTGTGAAACCCATCATGTCTCCTTATCAGATGGGAAAATTCCAGTCACTCCCGGGTGCCACTTCACAATGGGGGGAGTGGTGACAGATGAAGAAGGAAAAACCACGGTCAATGGATTATATGCAATCGGGGAGGTTGCCTGTACTGGATTGCATGGAGCGAACCGGCTCGCCTCCAACTCCCTGCTTGAAGGTCTGGTGTTTGGAGAAAGACTCGCACATCATCTGATAACTGCCAAAAAAAATGCCGCGTCTTTCACAGCAGCTTATCATGTTTCGAAATCCAGAGGAACGGCCCCGGAAATTACTTTTGACCCAGCTGAACTTAAAGAGCGGATGATGACGGATGTTGGGATCATACGGAATGAACAAAGTCTAACGAATCATTTGAACTGGTTGAAGGCTCAATACTTACCATATAATGCAGACCTCGATCGTTTGTCTCAAGACGAGATCCAAACATACTTAATGTGGGTGGTCAGTATGATGATCACACAGTCCGCCCTCTTGAGGACGGAAAGCAGGGGCGGACATATCCGTTCGGACTATCCTGCAGAAAACAATACAGATTGGTTTAAACGAAGGATTCTTTTAATAAATGAAAATCATCAACTGAAGGTGGTACATGATGAACAACATAAAATTGAAATCTATGCTTGA
- the nadC gene encoding carboxylating nicotinate-nucleotide diphosphorylase, translating into MNNIKLKSMLEEFLKEDLGDGDLSSESVFTESDKGTFYLMSKEEGIFCGRKVIETTFTLLSPEAAAEVHVEDGDYVKEGQLIAKVSGSMRALLQGERVVLNLIQRMSGIATSVHRAVLKTEGTGARICDTRKTTPGLRMLEKYAVRTGGGFNHRNGLYDAVMLKDNHISFAGSIAAAVKKAKQHCGHTVKIEVEIESEESLIEAVDSGADIIMFDNCSPRQIKEWIHHVPPQVVTEASGGITEENLKEYAHTGVGYISLGYLTHSVKSLDISARVLRQEGIYNGIT; encoded by the coding sequence ATGAACAACATAAAATTGAAATCTATGCTTGAAGAATTTTTAAAAGAAGATCTCGGTGACGGTGATCTTTCATCAGAAAGTGTATTTACAGAAAGCGATAAAGGGACGTTCTACTTAATGTCAAAAGAAGAAGGGATTTTTTGCGGCAGGAAAGTGATTGAAACGACGTTCACATTATTGAGTCCGGAAGCAGCGGCCGAGGTGCACGTTGAAGATGGAGATTACGTAAAAGAAGGGCAGCTGATTGCCAAGGTGAGCGGGAGCATGAGGGCTCTTCTCCAGGGTGAGAGGGTGGTATTGAATCTTATTCAGCGGATGAGCGGAATAGCGACATCCGTACACCGTGCCGTACTGAAAACGGAGGGAACCGGGGCGAGGATCTGCGACACCAGAAAGACGACGCCGGGGCTCAGGATGCTGGAGAAATACGCTGTGCGAACAGGCGGAGGCTTCAATCACCGAAACGGTCTGTATGATGCCGTCATGTTGAAGGATAACCATATTTCATTTGCAGGATCGATTGCCGCTGCCGTAAAAAAAGCGAAACAGCACTGCGGTCATACAGTGAAAATTGAAGTGGAAATCGAAAGTGAAGAGAGTCTGATAGAGGCGGTCGACAGCGGTGCAGACATCATCATGTTTGACAATTGCAGTCCCCGGCAAATAAAGGAGTGGATCCACCACGTCCCTCCTCAGGTTGTGACGGAAGCTTCAGGGGGGATTACGGAAGAGAATCTGAAAGAGTACGCCCACACAGGGGTCGGGTACATTTCACTCGGATACCTGACGCATTCAGTGAAGTCATTGGATATCAGCGCAAGAGTATTAAGGCAGGAGGGAATCTATAATGGGATTACTTGA
- the nadA gene encoding quinolinate synthase NadA, whose translation MGLLEELTVETGVLPESITTLTKEEMEIRVREIKRILGKKLFIPGHHYQKDEVIQFADAVGDSLQLAQISSENREADYIVFCGVHFMAETADILTQEYQQVILPDMRAGCSMADMADIYQTEKAWSSLQGLFGDTIIPLTYVNSTAAIKSFVGKNGGATVTSSNAHKMVDWALGEKERILFLPDQHLGRNTAADLGVAKSEMAVWDPIRNELIYEGELKSIKIILWKGHCSVHENFTEKNIEHVRSSHPEMKIIVHPECRREVVEKSDLNGSTKFIIDTIKNAPKGSSWAIGTEMNLVKRLIGQHPDKQIISLNPYMCPCLTMNRIDLPHLLWSLEKIIKEKPHNIIKVEKDIAANATLALDRMLARA comes from the coding sequence ATGGGATTACTTGAAGAACTGACAGTTGAAACAGGCGTCCTGCCTGAATCAATCACCACCCTTACAAAAGAAGAAATGGAAATTCGGGTAAGGGAAATCAAAAGAATTCTGGGGAAAAAACTTTTTATACCGGGGCATCATTATCAGAAAGATGAAGTCATACAATTCGCCGATGCTGTGGGTGATTCCCTGCAGCTTGCGCAAATCTCATCCGAAAACCGGGAAGCGGACTATATCGTGTTTTGCGGCGTCCACTTCATGGCAGAAACGGCCGATATATTAACCCAGGAATATCAGCAGGTCATTTTACCAGACATGAGAGCAGGCTGCTCCATGGCGGATATGGCCGATATTTATCAAACGGAAAAAGCCTGGTCCAGCCTGCAGGGATTATTCGGAGATACCATCATCCCCCTCACCTATGTCAACTCAACGGCCGCCATTAAAAGCTTTGTCGGAAAAAACGGCGGCGCGACTGTCACTTCATCCAACGCACACAAAATGGTGGACTGGGCATTGGGGGAGAAGGAACGGATTCTTTTCCTTCCTGATCAGCATCTGGGAAGAAACACAGCTGCAGACCTTGGGGTTGCAAAGAGTGAAATGGCCGTTTGGGACCCGATCCGGAATGAGTTGATCTATGAGGGGGAACTGAAGAGTATTAAAATCATCCTTTGGAAGGGCCACTGCTCCGTTCATGAAAATTTCACGGAAAAGAACATCGAACATGTACGCAGTTCACACCCTGAAATGAAAATCATCGTCCATCCTGAATGCCGCAGGGAAGTCGTTGAAAAATCAGACTTGAACGGTAGTACAAAGTTTATCATTGACACAATCAAGAATGCGCCAAAGGGTTCTTCATGGGCAATAGGCACAGAAATGAACCTTGTCAAACGGCTGATCGGGCAGCATCCCGACAAGCAAATCATTTCTCTCAATCCTTATATGTGTCCATGCCTGACAATGAACAGGATCGATTTGCCGCATTTGCTTTGGTCGCTCGAAAAGATAATAAAGGAAAAACCACACAATATAATAAAAGTGGAGAAAGATATTGCTGCTAATGCCACGTTGGCATTAGACCGAATGTTAGCCAGGGCATAA